The stretch of DNA GATTATCCTTTTCACATTTATAGTTTGAGTTGTAAAATGTCTCAAATTGCAAGATGCTTCGGCATGTGTACTACGCATAACTGCTGCCGACTATAAACCAATTATAAAGCGAGAGCAAAACTCGGCGAAAGGAGAGTAAGTTCCCAAATCGAGTTAAAGTTACTCCAGAGGCCAAGTTGTTTTGGGGGAAAGAGCAACAAGTCGAGccactggctgactggctgtcTGACTGCTCCTACGGCTATGCATGATTTATGCAGCTGCCACGACTGTTGACTGTTTGTTGACTTTCAGTAGGAGCGAGCAGCTGCCATCTCAACTCTGTCTTGAGCGATTTTAAGGCCCTTTGCTAGTTTCAACTTTGGGTGCGCCTGGCCCGCGGCATGAGAGTGGATGGGGTGcattatgaaaaataaatcaaagcgGATAATAGACGTCGGAATAGACGCGGCtaatttgattcaattaaattgaacaaataaacaaaaaggcagAGGGCACACGCCTGGCGCCTCAGGGCGCGTAGCAAATTAGTTGGCCGacaattaaagcaaacaaaagtgcgAGTATCTCGGGCTGGAGTCGGACAGGCTTCGCCCATCTTCGAGTGGGCGCTACTCACCGAGTGCTTGTAATGAGTATAAAGTTGGCAAAGTGAAATAATTTCCAATAATTTTCTTTCGTTCAacacaaactttttttttgccacttgtTTGCCCACAGATCAGCTTCAGTTTAACGCCGTTGGTACACCTACTTTCACTTCACTGACTTTCTCGTGCTCCTTGGGTCGGCAGGATGGTCCTCGCAGGATGGCAGGATggctcttgtgtgtgtggtgtgtgtgtggctcgaTTGCACGCCGGAGTTCTTGTGATGCCGCCGGACGCAGTCAGCCCAGCTTTATACTTCtcgctgtctgcctgtgtgcgtgtgtgcgtgggtgcgagcgtgtgtgtgtgccaaagcGTGCCAGCCAATCAGCAGCAAGCTGCGAGCCGAATGCCACACGAAGTGCTCGGCAGGCAGCGGGCGCCTAGATGTATGCAATGATATTGGAATTGGGAGCTTGGCGTTGGGTTGGGGCAGCGCGTAAATGCGTGGGAGCTGTAGTGCGGTGGTTCTTGCTGGTGTTGACTATCCTTTGAGCAACGGTCGGGGCAGGGCGGAGCAGAGGCAGACTCTGGTACTGTCCCGGGGAACGTCAAATTAGAGACGCACTCAGATTTATTTGCTCGGCAATGCCTGGGCCTCAGCACGAGCGCGTCACTCGAAAACAGATATGAAtacatgaatgaatgaatccaTTTTGCACCTGCACAGCTTGCCACACGCTGACGCTGCTGACGTAGATGCCACGGAGCCGTGGGCCGAATGCACTGTGAACCTTATTACCCCCACAGATGCTGCCCCGCAGTGGAAGCCCACGTGGTGGTTTAATTAGTTTACTGCTCCACATTTGATCGGCTAACTTGAGGTGCACTTTTTCCCTTTAGCTCAGCATATTTCGGCGTAAAGGCAAGTCTCATTCTGCATATCAACAGCGGCCGCAAATTGATTTGCTAATGACTTGTTTACAACAATTAAACGACTCCGCGATAGCCTCCCACCATCCACCCCACATCTGCTGTAATCTATCCGGCGCACTCTCCTCCCTGTTGCTGCCCAgctcccagccccagcagcacTACCGATTCCAGGAGCTGCCCTGCCCAGCTTATCGCCCcgcaccaaaaacaaattacacGATAAGCAGCTGACGCTGCTCCAGCCAGAGCGatcaaaatatttgacaacaaACATGTGAATTACGGACAGGCGGCAGCTACCACCATCAGCCTTAAGGGGCTTCCTCGACAGCTGCAATCCGGTTAAGGTGCAGCGCCACATCGCTCAACCTGCCTGCTCCCTGATTTAATCCGAttctaaatgtatttaaatttacagAGAAACACCAAGATCCATAGGGCatcatataaataaacatgttGATGTaagagatttgtttttttcgctctttgctAAGTAGTAATAGAAACAGTTTTGCTATTTGGGGGATACCCTGAGGTAATTACGCCTCCATTACGATTATTAAATCGTATTTAGAAATGTGTAAACACCGTAATCAGATGAGAAACGAGATGCAAGATTGCGGCTTGACAGTCCAATGGGATGCAAACATGCAGCAAGCGACTTCGGTTGATCAAAGAAAGAAGTTCCCTGGCACAGAAAAGAAGTGGCAGAATGCAGCCATCAGACAGAaggcaaaaatatacaaaataatcataaaaaataatcataacTATGATTTGGACCTTGCACTACAATCAAATATATTGATACGTCTACACAACAAAGTTGTTCCCCGAGGTTTGGTATCCAAAGCGTTTCCTGTTTTGGATAGTGTCAGGGTTACTTTCTGCCGCGTAAATGGATAGTTTTTGGATACTTTTCTAGGCCAAGGAAGcttttacaataaaatattgtatattcTGTGGAAATGTTGAAACTATTCCAATATTCTCCACAAGCTATTCCCagtgtaaatattaatatcCAAGCTGCTTAAAGTTCATATTaaaacagcacaaaatgcacaattgtttctgtttttaacttgtttatttaattgttacaTTTAAGAGCAGTCCAGCTCTGGCAATATAAATGTGATCTCTGCTAAACATATTCGAGCTGAACGTTTGGACGGCTTGGGTGTCAATTGGCCTAAAAGCAAACCAGTAAACAGaaccaaaaaagagaaaaacaaatcataaTTCATGGAGATGATTCCCCTTATTGGACGGAAGTTTGGGGTGGAAGCAGTTTGAGATtcagatgtagatgtagatgtagatgcaCAGTTGACAGCTTAGTAGAAGGAGCGGATAAACCAAAGACCCAGCAGGGAGCTAAGGATGGCGCTTACGCTGGCCAGGCCAGTGGGTACGGCGGCATTGTGCTGAGCGCAGATGCGGGGCTGGGGCGCAGAGACGTACTGGCAGAGGGTGCCAATGAAGTTGACCTGGGCACGATCGTTGACCTTCTTCTCGAATTGCTGCAAGACAACAGAACATACGATTAGCAAAGGAACAGCTCCAGGGGAGGGCTTCCACTCACCTCATTGAAGAGCACGCTGGGCACGCTGGTGAGGGGCTCCTTTAGCCGGCCGGTGGCTTCGCCGGCCTTACGCAGCAGCTGACTGCCCTCGGTGGTGTTGGCGCAGGTCTTGATGTTCTCCCAGTTGTTGATGTGGTTCTCGGTGGCGCAGCGCTGGCCGGGGTACACGTTGTCCGGGAAGTTCTTGCCGGCACGCATCAGGCAGTTGATAAAGTCGAGGGTGAGCGATTCGCGCGTGTACTCAATCTGGTAGGAGTTGGCCTGGATGTGCTCGATGGCGCAGGCATGCACCTTGTTGCCGTAGCACTCGTTCGGTCCATGGTGGCAGGTGAAGGTCACCTCGGAGCCCTGCGTAAAGAACTGCGGGGGCCCAAACAGACTCCGATTGTAGATGATGAGCCATTGTTCTGGATGCCACAGCACTCACCTGGGACTTGCCGAACGGCACAAATGTGAGATCCACAACATCGCGCAGCTCCCCCTTTACGGCCGGATAGAGTTGCTCCGTAATGAACTTGGCGCTGTCCGGGCACAGGGACTCGTAGTAAATGGCAATGGGCACCTGAAACgagacacacacgcagaatGGAAAACAGTTGTTTAGGcggcaatttgcatttttcgagAGTGCAGCAGCCCAGTGGCCTGTGCCatgcaaattcatttgcaaatCAGTTGCGGGTGACTTGGCAACTGCACAATATTATTACACTCTTTGTTCGTCGAATGCTGAGGGGGGTGGACATGCTGTGACATGCCTCACTTGGCAGTTGACAATATTTCAGAGAGCTTTAACTGGCATTTGCTCGTGAGAGAGGAACaagtatgtagatatgtatgtatgtacatatgttttatgtatgtatgtacatacttacgtTCAGTATGAATGAAGATTTGGTGTTAAAATTATCTTCTCAACACCAAAGAGCAGCTGGACAAACGCGGCAAATGGTGCCAGTccattattttaattaacatttattattaatttttgtattgcaACGGAAATTTCTTTACTAGAAATTGTTCTTTagtttgtacatttgtatttatatctatACATAGGTACGTTTGTGTGTCCAAATGTACCTAACGCTAATAGAGTGTGGATTTTAGCTGTCCGGGCTTCACCTAGTATTTATTGTACAAGTAccgtaaatatgtatgtttgtcGACTCTCCCAATTGCCAGCATTGACGACTCATTCAATTTCGATCAGATCAAAGCAAGCAAAAGGCGCTGATCCCAGCTAATGAGGCTGCTCTCGCTCTTggtctttcactctctctctctcttttggtctCCCTTTTCTCTGCATCAATAAAAGTACTCGCACTCCCCCCCGCCTGAGTCACAGATTTGATtcgcaaagcaaagcaaagtttCCGTTGGCTGGCACTGAATACAGTGGGCATCCGCTACAAACTATAACAATCCCCGAAACATATGTGCATGCATGTTGTGTGAATAGTTTTAAGTAAAGCAAAAACTATAACGCAAAcgaatttaaaataaaaagtggTTAGAGAGCCACCAATCATGGGATCTGATTTGTagaaaattgctttaaattttATCCAACTACACGGAATAGTTGTTGCTGTATCTCGTGACGAAGCAGCGGCAAATGATGCGCAATTAACTTAACAATGACttctaaaaaataataaaagttaaCCAAAtggtgtgcacacacacactcacacacactgaagtatgcaaattattattattttttgttgcttttgctttccaCGAACAAAGCGTCGGGTTGGAGTTGAAGCCAAAGTTATATAAATTCGCTGACACAACGCTCGCTGGAAGAaccattcttttttttcgttgaaTCAACCACAAccgaaacaacagcaacaggttGGCGGGAGGGGAGGCtttggagttgcagttggtCGCCGGCGGCGCACACCGGTTCCCCGCTATGAGAAACTGGTATCGTCGCAGAAACCGGTTCGCAtcacaaacaacaaacgaaaatgcCAGCAGAGCGCTGCAGAGCTGAGAGCCaaccctcccctccccacacttGTGTATAATGGAAATTATGTTGAATGATTTTCCACGGCAGGGCATGGTATTTTCCGACGACAGCCTACAGTTCATTCAACCCCGTGCCACTTGTTGCTGCCCCAAAAAGGGTGCAGCACCAGTCCACATACAAATAAGCACTATTTagatttggttttatttttgcatttatgcatttctTCACCTAAATACTCGGCCCTCGTGCTTACAGTGGCGTCTTCGGCGAGGCCCTGACACGCTTATTTGTGCTTGTGCAATCTTTATTTTTGCGCGCTGATTCGCGTGACCTCGGTCTAGGGCTTGAACACTTAAGGATGGGCCAGATGGGGCCGTAGACTCACCTTCGCAGCACTGTGGACAGCGGCGACCAGGCAgctcagcagcaggcaggcaccaATCAATTTGTGACT from Drosophila subobscura isolate 14011-0131.10 chromosome O, UCBerk_Dsub_1.0, whole genome shotgun sequence encodes:
- the LOC117899118 gene encoding GILT-like protein 1 is translated as MSHKLIGACLLLSCLVAAVHSAAKVPIAIYYESLCPDSAKFITEQLYPAVKGELRDVVDLTFVPFGKSQFFTQGSEVTFTCHHGPNECYGNKVHACAIEHIQANSYQIEYTRESLTLDFINCLMRAGKNFPDNVYPGQRCATENHINNWENIKTCANTTEGSQLLRKAGEATGRLKEPLTSVPSVLFNEQFEKKVNDRAQVNFIGTLCQYVSAPQPRICAQHNAAVPTGLASVSAILSSLLGLWFIRSFY